One segment of Capnocytophaga sp. oral taxon 878 DNA contains the following:
- a CDS encoding Ig-like domain-containing protein, whose amino-acid sequence MKYRLPLFFILIVLAVSQWQCARRGSPTGGEKDITPPVLLQAEPPTETVDFKGKKIRLRFDEYVVTKDLRKQLIISPPMKTFPVISPTSASKWLEVHILDTLADNTTYVLNFGNSIQDYNENNPLVDFKYVFSTGSTIDTLWYEGDIADALQPQPDRFVTLMLYPFNEQYKDSVVYKGRPMYVTNTLDSLSNFTFEYLKEGKYKLVALKDKGNDYQFNPREDKIAFLEEPITVQNLKGKMQGKYPKLRLFKEALPYKAQRPNQVSLNRISFGFEGGTEDVTIKALAPTTPDFKYTISKEPNKDTLNLWYAPKQKDSLVFAVTHKQKTDTFRVRLREGKDMKADSLRVASIFSSELPMHKDFGFGSNIPLAKVDSTKIKVLRGKDSTAVALPFKTKLDKDKLVYSLFFDKKYDETYQIEALPKAFTDFFGNTNDTLKVKVHTPKEEDLATLKLNLNLSDGVQYPIILQLTNEKATEVIQELYISKAQAPYILKNIQPAKYRLRIIEDRNGNRKWDTGSFLQQLQPERVWYLSATLELRANWEVEETWEVKE is encoded by the coding sequence ATGAAATACCGTTTGCCTTTATTTTTTATTCTTATTGTACTTGCTGTAAGCCAGTGGCAATGTGCGCGCCGAGGCTCGCCTACGGGGGGTGAAAAAGATATTACCCCACCGGTGCTCTTGCAGGCAGAGCCGCCCACAGAAACGGTTGATTTTAAGGGAAAGAAGATACGTTTGCGCTTTGATGAGTATGTAGTTACCAAGGATTTGCGCAAGCAGCTTATCATTTCACCCCCTATGAAGACTTTCCCTGTTATTTCGCCTACATCAGCATCGAAGTGGTTGGAGGTTCATATTCTAGATACTCTGGCAGATAATACTACCTATGTACTGAATTTTGGTAATAGTATTCAGGATTACAATGAGAATAACCCATTGGTCGATTTTAAATATGTATTTTCTACCGGTAGCACTATCGATACCCTTTGGTATGAAGGGGATATAGCCGATGCACTGCAGCCCCAGCCCGATAGGTTTGTAACTCTAATGTTATACCCTTTTAATGAGCAGTATAAAGATTCGGTAGTGTATAAAGGCCGACCTATGTACGTTACCAATACCCTTGATAGCCTTAGTAACTTTACTTTTGAGTATCTTAAAGAAGGTAAGTACAAACTTGTAGCACTGAAGGATAAAGGGAATGATTACCAATTTAACCCGAGGGAAGATAAAATAGCCTTTTTGGAAGAGCCTATAACAGTGCAAAACCTTAAAGGGAAAATGCAGGGTAAGTACCCTAAATTGCGTTTGTTTAAAGAGGCACTTCCCTATAAGGCACAGCGCCCAAACCAAGTGTCTTTAAACCGCATAAGCTTTGGTTTTGAAGGAGGGACAGAGGATGTTACAATAAAAGCCTTAGCCCCTACAACTCCCGATTTTAAATATACCATTTCAAAAGAACCGAACAAAGATACATTGAACCTTTGGTATGCGCCTAAGCAGAAGGATTCACTTGTTTTTGCTGTAACCCATAAGCAGAAAACTGATACCTTTAGGGTACGCCTACGTGAGGGTAAGGATATGAAAGCCGATAGCTTGCGCGTGGCAAGTATCTTTAGTAGTGAGTTACCAATGCATAAGGACTTTGGTTTTGGCAGTAATATACCGCTTGCCAAAGTCGATAGTACCAAAATAAAAGTGCTGCGCGGCAAGGATAGTACCGCAGTGGCATTGCCATTTAAAACAAAGCTTGATAAGGATAAGCTGGTTTACAGTTTGTTTTTTGATAAAAAATATGATGAGACTTACCAGATAGAAGCGCTACCCAAGGCATTTACCGACTTTTTTGGGAATACAAACGATACCCTGAAGGTGAAAGTACATACCCCAAAAGAAGAAGACCTTGCTACCCTAAAGCTGAATCTTAACCTAAGTGACGGAGTACAATACCCCATCATACTACAACTTACCAATGAGAAAGCTACAGAGGTAATACAGGAACTTTATATTAGCAAAGCCCAAGCCCCCTATATACTTAAAAACATACAACCTGCAAAATATAGGTTGCGTATAATAGAGGACCGCAATGGTAACCGTAAGTGGGATACAGGTAGCTTCCTACAACAACTACAGCCCGAGCGGGTGTGGTACCTAAGTGCTACATTGGAACTACGTGCCAACTGGGAGGTTGAAGAAACGTGGGAAGTAAAAGAGTAA
- a CDS encoding Na+/H+ antiporter, producing MVEQFPYLLIMLAAIILLIMLANRLKIAYPIALVLGGLAISFIPNVPVITIDPDLVLIIFLPPLLYADTFSLSMKEMWRWRRIIFSFAFIVVFITAAAVAWVANMVFPGFSLALGFLLGGVVGSTDAVSAAAIMKYVKVPNRISTIIESESLLNDASSLIVFRFAALVVTTGQLVFSTMALNFLWVVIGGVLIGLIVAFIMRKLQKYLPTDSNMDILFTLIAPYIMYLAANEVGASGVLAVVAGGMYMSYYFMGNNIQAESRNKGAAVWDILVFILNGFAFILIGLDLNEVLRGVQAEGIDLWTATGYGLLIVAVLVGVRMLCSYGAIVITQIMKHFITVADRRMPGASVPLVMGWAGMRGVLSLAVALSIPHTLESGEPFPHRSLILYITFIVILTTLLLQGLTLPTLIKWVKFPDYGDHIPEEEAESLIRKTLAQAALDYMQEHYREGITNTFLLQNQKNIWQYQLDSPTCSTTPEVRAKYIAILQHQRNVLKKLNRDPRIDEAQIRDFLKQLSLEEEKWGIS from the coding sequence ATGGTTGAACAATTCCCTTACTTACTCATAATGCTGGCTGCCATTATATTACTTATAATGCTCGCCAACCGCTTAAAGATAGCCTATCCTATCGCATTAGTATTAGGCGGCTTAGCCATTAGCTTTATCCCCAATGTACCAGTAATCACTATCGACCCCGATTTAGTACTCATCATATTCCTACCCCCACTCCTCTATGCCGATACATTTTCACTTTCTATGAAAGAAATGTGGCGATGGAGGCGCATTATCTTTAGCTTTGCCTTTATAGTAGTCTTCATCACAGCAGCAGCCGTAGCGTGGGTAGCCAATATGGTATTCCCTGGCTTCTCTTTAGCCTTAGGATTCCTATTAGGCGGGGTAGTAGGCTCTACCGATGCCGTCAGTGCCGCCGCCATTATGAAGTACGTAAAGGTGCCCAACCGCATCAGTACAATAATAGAGAGTGAAAGCCTCCTTAACGATGCCTCTTCACTAATAGTATTTAGGTTTGCCGCCTTAGTAGTTACTACCGGTCAGCTGGTGTTTAGCACTATGGCACTGAACTTTCTGTGGGTAGTTATAGGCGGGGTATTAATAGGCTTGATAGTAGCCTTTATAATGCGCAAGCTCCAGAAATACCTCCCTACCGATAGCAATATGGATATCCTTTTCACCCTCATAGCCCCTTACATTATGTATCTTGCAGCCAATGAGGTAGGAGCCTCAGGGGTATTAGCCGTAGTAGCTGGGGGTATGTATATGTCCTATTACTTTATGGGTAATAACATACAGGCCGAAAGCCGCAATAAAGGAGCAGCCGTATGGGATATTTTAGTATTCATCTTGAACGGCTTTGCCTTTATACTCATAGGCTTAGATTTAAATGAAGTACTCCGTGGCGTTCAGGCCGAAGGTATTGATTTATGGACAGCCACCGGCTATGGCTTGCTTATTGTAGCAGTACTTGTAGGGGTGCGTATGCTATGCTCTTATGGCGCAATAGTTATTACCCAAATAATGAAACACTTCATTACAGTAGCCGATAGGCGTATGCCAGGCGCCAGTGTGCCTTTGGTAATGGGCTGGGCAGGAATGCGTGGGGTGCTCTCATTGGCAGTAGCACTCTCTATACCTCACACTTTGGAGAGTGGCGAGCCTTTCCCTCACCGCAGCCTTATACTCTACATCACGTTTATTGTAATACTCACAACCCTTTTGCTACAAGGCCTCACACTGCCTACCCTCATTAAGTGGGTCAAATTCCCCGATTATGGCGACCATATACCCGAGGAAGAAGCCGAAAGCCTTATTCGCAAAACATTAGCCCAAGCTGCCTTGGATTATATGCAAGAACATTACCGCGAGGGCATTACCAATACCTTCCTCCTCCAAAATCAAAAAAATATATGGCAATACCAGCTGGATAGCCCCACTTGTAGCACCACCCCCGAGGTGCGCGCCAAGTACATAGCTATACTACAGCACCAGCGCAATGTACTAAAAAAGCTAAACCGCGACCCCCGTATAGATGAAGCACAAATACGTGACTTCCTAAAACAACTCAGCTTGGAGGAAGAAAAATGGGGAATTAGCTAA
- a CDS encoding BtrH N-terminal domain-containing protein translates to MTIDFKHTQSAHCENGVASNLLYFNGVALSEPMVFGIGSGLLFFYFPWLKVNEAPAISYRTMPGHIFSKVAKRLGFKVKRQKFSSAKEAQQVLDDNLEKGIPTGLQVGVFNLPYFPDEYRFHFNAHNLVVYGKEDGKYLISDPVIPYTTTLTPDELTKVRFASGVLAPKGHLYYPTHLPKEMDLEKAIWKGIKQTCSTMLAPVPIVGVAGIKKLSKDILKWHRKKGAKTTNHYLAQLIRMQEEIGTGGGGFRFIYGAFLQEAGKLLKNDALIELSKEITDIGDAWRDFAVAIARVYKNRSTQADVYNALSQQLYAIAEREEAFFKKLKAVAR, encoded by the coding sequence ATGACTATTGATTTTAAACATACACAATCCGCACACTGTGAGAATGGAGTAGCATCGAACCTATTGTACTTTAATGGGGTAGCCCTTAGCGAGCCTATGGTATTTGGGATAGGTTCAGGCTTATTGTTTTTCTATTTCCCTTGGCTAAAAGTAAATGAGGCTCCTGCTATTAGCTACCGCACAATGCCAGGGCATATTTTTAGTAAGGTAGCCAAAAGGCTTGGCTTCAAAGTAAAGAGGCAGAAGTTTAGCTCGGCAAAGGAAGCCCAACAAGTGCTGGATGATAATTTAGAAAAGGGGATTCCTACAGGCTTACAAGTAGGGGTGTTCAATCTGCCTTATTTCCCCGATGAGTATAGGTTCCACTTCAATGCACATAACCTTGTGGTATACGGCAAGGAAGATGGTAAATACCTCATTAGTGATCCTGTAATTCCTTATACTACTACCCTTACCCCCGATGAGCTTACCAAAGTACGCTTTGCCAGTGGAGTACTTGCCCCTAAAGGGCATCTGTATTACCCTACCCACCTGCCTAAGGAGATGGATTTGGAAAAGGCTATATGGAAGGGTATCAAGCAGACGTGTAGCACAATGCTTGCTCCAGTGCCCATAGTGGGTGTGGCAGGTATTAAGAAACTTAGTAAGGATATACTAAAATGGCACCGCAAGAAAGGTGCTAAAACCACGAATCATTACCTTGCCCAGCTCATACGTATGCAAGAGGAGATAGGTACCGGCGGTGGTGGCTTTAGGTTTATATATGGGGCTTTCTTGCAAGAAGCAGGCAAACTCCTGAAAAACGATGCCTTAATAGAACTCTCTAAAGAAATTACGGACATAGGAGATGCGTGGCGGGATTTTGCAGTAGCTATAGCCCGTGTGTATAAGAACCGCAGCACCCAAGCCGATGTATATAATGCACTCTCACAACAGCTATACGCTATTGCCGAGAGAGAAGAAGCTTTTTTTAAAAAACTGAAAGCAGTAGCGCGGTAG
- a CDS encoding DUF4982 domain-containing protein produces MNKIDLLVALALTATGWAQQQTLEKGWRFTREDNPAFSQTNYNDAKWQNVRIPHDWAIYGPFDMENDIQRTAIKQDGQKAAIEHTGRTGGLPFVGVGWYRTQFNVPELTADKQVFVQFDGAMSNPEVFVNGQKAGEWHNGYNTFFLDITPYVKASGNTLAVRLNNLTQMSRWYPGAGLYRNVHIITKNKTHIPIWGVHITTPEITKDFAKVVVNTEFVANKKENLAVETIIIDKEGKKVATAKAKATTYTSDKIGVEMYIDNPLLWDIKKPNLYKAVTKLYEGDTLKDEVTTTFGVRSIELKPNDGLYLNGKKIKIQGVCMHHDLGPLGGAVNESAIRRQIRIMQDMGVNAIRTSHNMPAPEYVRAADEMGMLLAVESFDEWAIPKVENGYHLYFKDWVEKDLTNLVKHYRNNASVLMWFIGNEVEEQSVESGAKVARYLQDIIKKYDTTRPVSNGMDRPYDVLRNNMAATMEVAGFNYRPFKYQEAYRKLPQQLILGSETASTVSSRGVYKFPVQRKSMARYTDMQSSSYDVEHCGWSNLPEDDWIHQEDLPYTIGEFIWTGFDYLGEPTPYYVEWPSHSSYFGAVDLAGFPKDRFYLYQSHWDKKHETLHVLPHWNWEGREGEVTPIFVYTNYPTAEVFINGKSQGKRTKDLSIKIENPEKDGNPNDLERQKRYRLMWMDTKYEPGTVKVVAYDEQGKAVAEREMHTAGKPYALSVSTEYKMELKPDGKDLAFVEVKAVDKDGNLCPTVNDLVTFSVKGAGTYRAAANGDPTCTDIFHLPKMHLFNGKLLVILQAGEKEGVITLEAKSKNLKGSTKVMVRKEMK; encoded by the coding sequence ATGAATAAAATCGACCTTTTAGTGGCTCTTGCCCTTACTGCTACGGGCTGGGCACAGCAGCAAACCCTTGAGAAGGGGTGGCGTTTTACCCGAGAGGATAACCCTGCATTCTCACAAACAAATTACAATGATGCTAAATGGCAAAATGTGCGTATCCCTCACGATTGGGCTATCTATGGTCCTTTTGATATGGAGAACGATATACAGCGCACTGCTATTAAACAAGATGGGCAAAAAGCAGCTATTGAACACACAGGGCGTACCGGTGGGTTGCCTTTTGTGGGTGTAGGCTGGTACCGCACCCAGTTTAACGTGCCAGAACTTACTGCTGATAAGCAAGTATTCGTGCAGTTTGACGGTGCAATGAGCAATCCGGAAGTATTTGTGAATGGGCAAAAAGCAGGTGAATGGCATAATGGCTATAATACCTTCTTCTTAGATATTACGCCTTATGTAAAAGCTAGTGGTAATACCCTTGCGGTACGCCTTAATAACCTTACCCAGATGTCGCGCTGGTACCCAGGGGCAGGCTTGTACCGCAATGTGCATATTATTACTAAGAATAAGACCCATATACCTATATGGGGAGTGCATATCACTACGCCTGAGATAACAAAAGACTTTGCGAAAGTAGTAGTAAATACTGAATTTGTAGCTAATAAAAAGGAAAACCTTGCGGTAGAAACTATTATCATAGACAAAGAAGGTAAGAAGGTAGCTACAGCTAAGGCTAAAGCTACTACTTATACCAGTGATAAGATTGGGGTGGAGATGTATATAGATAACCCTTTGTTATGGGATATAAAGAAGCCTAACCTGTACAAAGCAGTTACTAAACTGTATGAAGGTGATACTCTGAAAGATGAAGTAACTACTACCTTTGGGGTTCGCTCTATAGAACTGAAGCCTAATGATGGACTTTACCTAAACGGTAAGAAGATTAAAATACAAGGGGTATGTATGCACCACGATTTAGGTCCGTTGGGAGGGGCAGTGAATGAGAGTGCTATACGCCGACAAATACGCATTATGCAGGATATGGGTGTGAATGCTATTAGAACATCACATAATATGCCTGCCCCTGAATATGTGCGCGCTGCCGATGAGATGGGGATGCTACTAGCTGTAGAGAGCTTTGATGAATGGGCTATACCAAAAGTAGAGAATGGTTATCATTTGTACTTTAAAGACTGGGTGGAGAAAGACCTTACTAACCTTGTTAAACACTATAGAAATAATGCTAGTGTACTGATGTGGTTTATAGGTAATGAGGTGGAAGAACAAAGTGTGGAGAGCGGCGCTAAAGTAGCTCGCTACTTACAAGATATTATTAAAAAGTATGATACTACGCGCCCTGTAAGTAATGGTATGGACAGGCCTTATGATGTGTTGCGCAATAATATGGCTGCTACTATGGAGGTAGCGGGCTTTAACTACCGTCCGTTTAAGTACCAAGAGGCATATAGGAAATTACCACAACAACTTATTTTGGGTAGTGAAACGGCTTCGACAGTGAGCTCACGGGGGGTGTATAAATTCCCTGTACAACGCAAATCAATGGCGAGGTATACTGATATGCAATCATCATCATACGATGTGGAACACTGTGGATGGTCTAACCTGCCAGAAGATGACTGGATACACCAAGAGGACTTACCGTATACCATAGGGGAGTTTATATGGACAGGTTTTGACTACCTTGGCGAGCCTACGCCTTACTATGTGGAATGGCCATCGCATAGTTCTTATTTTGGTGCTGTAGATTTGGCTGGTTTCCCTAAAGACCGTTTCTACCTATACCAATCACATTGGGATAAAAAGCACGAGACCTTGCATGTGTTACCTCACTGGAACTGGGAAGGACGTGAAGGAGAGGTTACCCCTATATTTGTATATACTAACTATCCTACTGCTGAGGTGTTTATTAACGGTAAGAGCCAAGGCAAGCGCACTAAAGACCTTTCGATTAAAATAGAAAACCCTGAGAAAGACGGTAATCCTAATGATTTGGAACGCCAAAAACGCTATAGGCTGATGTGGATGGATACTAAGTATGAGCCAGGTACTGTGAAAGTGGTAGCTTATGATGAGCAAGGAAAAGCTGTGGCTGAAAGAGAAATGCATACAGCGGGCAAACCTTATGCTTTGAGTGTGAGTACTGAGTATAAGATGGAACTTAAGCCTGATGGTAAAGACTTGGCTTTTGTGGAAGTGAAGGCAGTGGATAAGGATGGCAATTTGTGCCCTACGGTAAATGACCTTGTAACCTTCAGTGTGAAAGGGGCTGGTACTTACCGCGCAGCTGCTAATGGTGACCCTACTTGTACTGATATTTTTCACTTGCCTAAAATGCACCTTTTTAATGGGAAATTACTGGTTATCTTACAGGCTGGTGAGAAGGAAGGTGTAATTACCTTAGAGGCTAAGAGTAAGAACCTTAAGGGAAGTACCAAAGTGATGGTGAGAAAAGAAATGAAGTAA
- a CDS encoding Na+/H+ antiporter NhaC family protein — MNFRPTFTSIIPLLIFVAFFLGSGLYFDNFYSLPAPIIALFAVVVALLLYRSPLEKKIGLFFKGAGDKNVLQMCVIALLAGAFASVAKASGSIDSIVNMGMYYISPEYFPVGIFVIAAFLSFATGTSVGTIMTLSPIVFGLASESHSGVALIGASLLSGAMFGDNLSLISDTTIAATQSLGCKMSEKMKANARVALPMALLTVLILLFIGNPGAQAFNHSEVYHDFNVVLILPYVVVVVISLFGVNVFVSLFLGVLLSGVIGLVYGKFDFLSFTQHTYKGFMDMADIFFLYFIIGGLALLVEHFGGIQFLMNLIAKRVKSERSGLLGMGFLVSVADMCVANNTVAILIVSKISKRIAEQFGVPLRSAASVLDIFSCYVQGLIPYGAQVIALYQFAHNMDYLELVMYSVYLHLLLVGTLLFIRLQGSRREEIGVSY, encoded by the coding sequence ATGAATTTCAGACCTACATTTACCTCTATTATCCCGCTGTTGATATTTGTTGCTTTCTTTTTGGGCAGTGGGTTGTATTTTGATAACTTTTACTCGTTACCGGCTCCTATTATAGCTTTATTTGCGGTGGTGGTAGCCTTGCTACTGTACCGCTCGCCGTTGGAGAAGAAGATAGGCTTATTTTTTAAGGGTGCTGGTGATAAGAACGTACTACAGATGTGTGTGATAGCGTTGCTGGCAGGTGCTTTTGCATCGGTGGCGAAGGCATCGGGGAGTATTGATAGTATAGTGAATATGGGGATGTATTATATTTCGCCGGAGTACTTTCCGGTGGGTATATTTGTGATTGCGGCTTTCTTATCGTTTGCGACGGGTACTTCGGTGGGTACGATTATGACGCTTTCGCCTATAGTATTTGGTTTGGCAAGTGAGAGCCACTCGGGTGTGGCGCTGATAGGGGCTTCGTTATTATCGGGGGCTATGTTTGGGGATAACTTATCGTTAATATCGGATACGACGATAGCTGCTACGCAATCATTGGGGTGCAAGATGAGTGAGAAGATGAAGGCTAATGCGCGGGTGGCGCTGCCTATGGCGCTGCTTACGGTGTTGATATTGCTTTTTATTGGTAACCCAGGGGCGCAGGCTTTTAATCATAGTGAGGTGTATCACGATTTTAATGTGGTGCTGATATTGCCTTATGTGGTGGTGGTGGTTATATCTTTGTTTGGGGTGAATGTGTTTGTTTCGCTCTTTTTGGGTGTGCTGCTATCGGGGGTTATAGGGCTGGTGTATGGCAAGTTTGATTTTTTGAGTTTTACGCAGCATACTTATAAGGGCTTTATGGATATGGCTGATATTTTCTTTTTGTATTTCATCATTGGTGGTTTGGCCTTATTGGTGGAGCACTTTGGGGGTATTCAGTTTTTGATGAACTTGATAGCTAAGCGAGTGAAGAGTGAGCGCTCTGGCTTACTGGGTATGGGTTTTTTGGTGAGTGTGGCTGATATGTGTGTGGCTAACAATACGGTGGCTATTCTTATTGTATCGAAGATAAGCAAGAGGATAGCGGAGCAGTTTGGGGTGCCTTTGCGCAGTGCGGCATCGGTGTTGGATATTTTTTCGTGTTATGTGCAGGGGCTGATTCCTTATGGAGCGCAGGTGATTGCGCTGTATCAGTTTGCTCATAATATGGATTATTTGGAGCTGGTGATGTATTCGGTTTATTTGCACTTGCTGCTGGTGGGAACTCTTTTGTTTATTAGGCTGCAAGGGAGTAGGAGAGAGGAGATAGGAGTAAGTTACTGA
- a CDS encoding BF3164 family lipoprotein, with protein sequence MKSSFFITTALLLLVGCNNTTNPTTQGTHTTTTTQSADTSSTLPPLTSQEVFFKNKNPFGEDIALEGRNITGDTALIQIKEPELTIKNNQLLMKNLTSPVLHIFNLPTLRLQKSIGKRGQGPDEFMFPTLVPSATNDALGYLYEISLHKLYKINKNAELEPLTQPFKEKKRDAFGSSMQLVNIGTNDFLYVSDSKTGKSIFRITQTADSTQLKEITTLGLNPARKSPFSYIGSFAANPQKNRMVYAYKYFKIIKFMDLEAKTIKTINFEREEFNEGSTYVVNGLDQNVSHYFGACAGDKYVYFLYIGRTPFDVIKEWGKENYYIFVEQYDWNGNPIKRYRLNQFGKITVDEAQGKLYLVSNNYDDPFFEFNLP encoded by the coding sequence ATGAAATCATCATTTTTTATTACCACAGCCCTACTGCTCTTAGTAGGATGTAACAACACCACCAACCCTACCACGCAAGGCACCCATACCACCACCACTACACAAAGTGCCGATACCTCCTCCACACTCCCTCCTCTCACCTCACAAGAGGTTTTCTTTAAAAACAAAAATCCTTTCGGCGAAGATATCGCCTTGGAAGGACGAAACATCACTGGCGATACCGCTCTCATTCAAATCAAAGAACCCGAACTTACCATTAAAAACAACCAACTCCTAATGAAAAACCTCACCTCACCAGTGCTACACATCTTTAACCTCCCTACCCTACGCCTCCAAAAAAGCATAGGAAAACGCGGACAAGGTCCCGATGAGTTTATGTTCCCCACCCTTGTACCCTCTGCCACCAACGATGCCCTCGGCTATCTCTATGAAATCTCCCTTCACAAACTCTACAAAATCAACAAAAACGCCGAACTCGAACCTCTCACACAGCCCTTTAAAGAAAAAAAACGTGACGCCTTCGGCTCCTCTATGCAGTTAGTCAATATAGGAACTAATGATTTCTTGTACGTCTCCGATAGCAAAACAGGAAAAAGCATCTTCCGCATAACCCAAACTGCCGACTCTACCCAGCTTAAAGAAATAACAACCCTCGGTCTTAATCCAGCTCGCAAATCTCCCTTCTCCTACATAGGTAGCTTTGCCGCAAACCCCCAAAAAAACCGAATGGTATACGCCTATAAGTACTTCAAAATCATTAAGTTTATGGATTTAGAAGCCAAAACCATCAAAACCATCAACTTTGAACGTGAAGAGTTTAACGAAGGTAGCACCTACGTTGTAAATGGGTTAGACCAAAACGTATCTCACTATTTCGGTGCTTGTGCTGGCGATAAGTACGTCTACTTCCTCTATATAGGCCGTACCCCCTTCGATGTTATCAAAGAATGGGGCAAAGAAAATTACTACATTTTTGTCGAACAATACGATTGGAACGGTAACCCCATAAAACGCTACCGCCTAAACCAATTTGGTAAAATCACTGTCGATGAAGCACAAGGCAAACTCTATTTAGTCAGCAATAATTATGACGACCCTTTCTTTGAGTTCAACCTACCGTAG
- a CDS encoding DUF2268 domain-containing putative Zn-dependent protease (predicted Zn-dependent protease with a strongly conserved HExxH motif), whose translation MIKRTIFLAAALLLVACADKQEKEIAAIPMSFETVRLDSLFVKTPDAQLSNLRKQYPYFFTSNITDEEWIEIRNGLIFPEEPSVQLHYTDLYNEINKSLGNLKEEKQELKSLFQHIKYYFPKFEPPKVITLISRVDYESRVIYADSLLLIGADNYLGAKHPYYQEMQQYIAAELDKKYLAIDVADAFAEKLVPRGGVYLTFLENMVYEGKKLYLESRLLPKRPTADLLRYPTEKYEWAEANEGEIWRYFIEKQLLYNTDKKLLSRFIYPAPFSKFYLELDNESPPQIGRYIGYKIVQAYAEKHPDEGLIAILSMQPEALFKGSGYKPNKK comes from the coding sequence ATGATTAAAAGAACTATCTTTTTGGCAGCTGCCCTCTTGCTTGTTGCCTGTGCCGATAAGCAAGAAAAAGAAATAGCGGCTATCCCTATGAGTTTTGAAACAGTGCGTTTAGACTCTCTTTTCGTAAAAACTCCCGATGCCCAATTAAGTAACTTGCGCAAGCAGTACCCCTACTTCTTCACTTCCAATATCACTGATGAGGAGTGGATCGAAATACGCAACGGGCTTATCTTCCCCGAAGAGCCTTCCGTGCAGCTCCACTACACCGATCTCTATAACGAGATTAACAAGAGCTTGGGTAACTTGAAAGAAGAAAAACAAGAGCTTAAAAGCTTGTTTCAGCATATAAAGTATTACTTCCCTAAGTTCGAGCCTCCAAAAGTAATAACACTCATCAGCAGGGTCGATTACGAATCACGAGTTATTTATGCCGATAGTTTGCTGCTTATAGGCGCTGATAATTACTTGGGCGCCAAGCACCCCTACTACCAAGAAATGCAACAGTACATTGCTGCCGAATTGGATAAAAAATACTTAGCCATAGATGTAGCCGATGCTTTTGCCGAAAAGCTGGTACCGCGTGGGGGGGTATATCTCACTTTTTTGGAGAATATGGTGTATGAAGGTAAGAAGTTGTATTTGGAAAGCCGACTGCTGCCTAAACGCCCCACTGCCGACTTGCTCCGCTACCCTACCGAAAAGTATGAGTGGGCAGAGGCTAATGAGGGTGAAATATGGCGCTATTTCATTGAAAAACAATTGCTCTACAACACCGATAAAAAATTGCTAAGCAGGTTTATCTACCCTGCTCCTTTCTCAAAGTTCTATTTGGAGTTGGATAATGAGTCACCACCACAAATAGGACGCTATATAGGCTACAAAATAGTACAGGCTTATGCCGAAAAACACCCTGATGAAGGACTCATAGCTATCCTTAGTATGCAACCCGAAGCGCTGTTTAAGGGCTCGGGCTATAAGCCTAATAAAAAATAA